In Osmerus eperlanus chromosome 4, fOsmEpe2.1, whole genome shotgun sequence, the sequence ATTAAATTGCAGATCATCACATCAAatcattaatttttttaatttaagGACTTTATTTACAACGTACCCTAAATGAATTCATAACATATGTTTTCTGAAAAATAAAAATCTTTATGGTTCAAAGTTGCCAGAATGATTTCCGTGCAGATAAGAGTGCACTGTCAGCTAGGTCTGTGAAATAGTGATACTCTGACCATGCTGTGTCATCCTCATTCACGCTGCTGTTGAATCTTAGTGAAAGTATGTAATGTTACACCTGAATACCCAGACAGATGACCTCAATCCTGACCTCAAGCACAGCTCTAGGATTTCTACTGCCTCAGCAATTGGCCAACCATTGATCTATGTGTAGAAAAACACGAGTAGAGAAAATAGCAATTAACTGTAGATGTAATATGGAAGCACAGCACTTTTAACAAGGTTAAAAACTCACAAGCCcaagtgttaatgcattgatcTGACGCAGCAAAAGAAGGATTGAAAAACATAACTTTGTATTAATTACAGTGTGCCTTTATACTTTGTACATTCTGATAAACTTGTGCCGGTTCAAATATTGGAGTAAAAAAGGATATTAAGATTTTATGATTTGGTTCTTTTCGTTTCCATTAGCTCCACAATAGACATACATTGGATGTCTAGATAGAATAAGCTGTCTTTGTGAAAGTGAAGTCTATTCAATTTCCAGATAAGACCCAGACACTGACTTTAGTCAAATAATGACAACGGTAAATACATGTGCAAATGCAATTATCAATTTCTCCAAGTATACTTTAATCAAtcttctctttattgctttgcaTGCTTTGTAACATCTAATTGTGGTGACACACAACCATGGAACTAAATTAACTTATTAATTAGAAGTTAATGTCAGGTTATTAAATTAATCTTCATGGGGTGGGAAATTGACCTTTAAAGTGAATGAATTTAGTATTTCTTCAGTGCGGATTTGCAAATGCCTTCATAATCAATTGATTGAATCAATTGGCTTTAGGATTGGGTTAGTTTGGAAGATGAGGGAATTCAGGTGATTATACTCACGGAAATTCACAATTATGTATCATAAAATCTTATTTTGGTTACAGATTTTCAAATACACCCATTAGTCTGTGATAAACAGATGCTGTTTGTCTGTTAGTTGGCCAGTCTTTACTCTATAGCACAATTTACCTTTAGGCAGAGAACAATCTCTTCACAATTTATGAAAACATAATGTTATACTGTATGCAAATGCAGTCACACAGTAGATAACACAAGTTTGCCATAATTGCTATGAATTTTTCAAATTAATTAGGCCTAGGCAATACCAAACATTTGAAATGCCATCCTACTGATGGTTATTAAAATTGGAAGCCATTTGCTCCTAAAGATTGGATCTGAATATTTCCAAAACAAAATCCATCCAATTATTTCCCCAAAACTAACAATGCTCATGAATGTATCAGAAATAGCAGATTTACAAAATAACGAAACAGATGCTTTTGTAAGATAAAGATACCCTTGAACTTCATGTGCAGGGGCTCTGTGGAATGCCAATAGGTGTGTCGCTTGGCATTTGTGTGGTTATTTGAAAGGTTAGTTTGAATCCCTATGTAAAACATCTGTCAAGATAGCCATCCAATCAATTTCACAATCACAGCTCCTTAATCACATAAGCCTGGCTGAGGTTAGGGCCATTTAGACAGCCTAATAGGCCAGTCACACTTAATACATAGACAACACGTGTGCAGTCCAACAGTCAAGGGAcactcatttctctctctcatacctgGATGTTTAGATTTTTTGTGCTGACTCACTGAGGAATGACCTCAAGCAATCAAGGAACCAGGTTCTGGCGTTCTTGATCCGGGAGTTACAGGTTTGTGCTGAGAGATGTAGATGTGTTTACCCTGTTTGTTTCTCAATTTTATCTGGAACCACAACTTCAACCTTTTTGAtaatgtgtttgagagagaagtGAGATAAAACGTGTCTGGATCAGTAGATTAAATCAGACGATGTCTGCATTGTGAGGCAGAAATCATTCACCCGCTTTCAGGAATAAAGAAAGAAGAATGGATCCATGGCTTCAGTAAGACAAGTAGGAGGAAGGAGTCAGGGAGAAGGAAAATGCCTCACTTCAAAACTCTAGAACGGTTGAGTGGCCTATGAAAGCCAGTTGTAAATCAACCGCCTATCAACCAACACAAAAACATATAAGCACCAGAAATTATAGCACAAATGGCTTCCTTTTTAAGTACATGAAGTTTATATTTACAATGTATGATCAGGTACAGTTTCATCCATTGGTTTTGGCAAACACATTTTCCCCAAAAAAGGAATAATCCACTTGTGTTGAAACATTTTTAAACTGTAAAAGAATTGGTGTTAACGAGAAGAAACAAGGCCGACCAAACAGTCAAAATGACTTCCCATGATCAAAGTTGAAGAAATTCAGTTACACCAAAACATAAACAAAAGTCACAAATGCATGTAGCCATTAGCCACACAAAACAAATTCCTTACAAAACATGTAAATAGTCTTTTGTGTCCTTCGACTCAAGAAGGTCTCCTTGACAGTCCTGCCTATTTGTGCCTCCAACGATCGGCCAGTAAAAGTTTAAAACTCGGTCATTTTCTTGTGCGTGTCGGCCTTCCTGTTCTCCCTCTGAATGGAGATCTCCTGGGCCTTCTGCTGGGTCAGCAGGCTGCGCGCCGCACTCAGCCTCTCCTCTAGGTGGGTCACCATGGTTACGTCCCTGAGGACAAGACCggagacacagcagagagggaACCGTTAGTGAATCACTGTAACAGGCAGAGATTACACACTGTTACATGTAGAGATGACACACATTAGCATTCTGTGATAGTAGCATTCGGAGTTCCAAAACTGTCAAGGACATTCTTTAGTGGTTTCTAGAAATAATTTTGCAGCACTACATCCGAAGGAATGCATACATCTAGGCAGACTCTGCTCTATCTCATCTGCTACCTAAAGTGTAAGTGTTCCCAACAGCCAAGTCACAAAACCCAGCAGTGTCATGGTCGTTgagcccctcctcacctcccactgcGCCTCCTGAGCGACTCAGTCAGCCTCTGgatctccctctccgtctgggTCACTCTCTCCGCAGCCTGGAACACCTTCACGTTCAGGCTCCTCTTGGCGTTCTTACCCCCCCTGTACGCCTCCACCCCGGACCCCCGCTGAGACGGAGCGGGGGCGGGgcccccaccaccgcccccaccaccatccgcccccccgtcccccagTTTGCGGTTGAGGAAGTCAAAGACGTTGCGGCGGCCCCCAGAGGGGCCCGCTCggcccttcctcttcctcctcctctttttgtTGGCCACCTGTTCGCCATTGTTCGAGGTCTTGCTCTGGGTCCTGCGCCCAGTGAGCTCAGCACACTGGTCCAGGGACTTGCCTTTGGGGAGAACCACCGCTAGGACGGGCTCGACTCTGCCCTCAGAGGTCTTGCCCAAACCTGAGGGAACAGGGACAATTGGTCAGCGATCCGGTGTAGGATAGAATAGAGGTACAAAACAGCTTACAGTGTGTATTTTGCGTAACTTGTCAGTttttcttttaattttttttttttagcaaaACACTTTCTATTGCTGCAGATCCTTCAAGATTGGCCCATCTCAGCGGTCTACATTTCACACACGTGAATCCATGTTTTGACAGTAAAAACGTACCTTTCCCGTATTCGTATCCCATTTTAAGCATGAGCTTGGAGCCGATGCCTCTTGTGTGTGCCTCCCAGCCCCCAAAGGAAGAACCGCTAGACTGGATCTTGTCATCCTCTTGGGAGTGATCCAAAACTGTAGAATCGCAGTAAATATAAATACGTAAAGTCAATGTCTGTGCACTATATCTGGTggaacaacacaaacacaatagaGGGTGTATAACATCTTCCATAAGGGACACGGAGGAACCAACCTCTGGCAAAGGCTGCCTCCCCATCTATCAGGTCTTCATCCTCAGACGAGTCGGAGGAGAGCGAGTCGTCGTCTCTCATTGGTGGGATGACCCCATCCGCCTCCAACACGGCGTCTTTCAGCAGCAGTGAGTTGAACTTCACCGTGAAGAAGCCGTTGTCAATATCTACACAAGAGAACGTTTTCAGTCCGCTTATGGTTAAGGTAAACATGGTAATCTGGGGTTGGTTTTACCTGATTAAATGTAACTATGTCAAGTCACATGGCTTTGAATGTAGTGACTGATTATATTACAACTAGTGGTGGgtaggtggtgggtggtgggtgggttcAAATGCAACTTGGGGAAGAGGGGGAATCCTGCCCACGAAGGTGGCTCAGATGCTAACCTGTTATTCTAGCTGGGTACCAGATCCCATCTTCATGTCGAGCCAGGCAGGGCGAGCCCTCTTGGAGGTTACTGAGGTCGGCCTCCAGGAACATTCTCAGCTCAGACACACGCACTACTTCACCATGGGAGAACCTGTAACATCACACAGACCAGAGGAGGAACCtagaacatcacacacaccagaggaaGAACCTAGAACATCACACAGACCACAGGGAGAACCTCGAACATCACACAGACCACAGGGAGAACCTGTAACATCACACAGACCACAGGGAGAACCTGTAACATCACACAGACCAGAGGGAGAACCTAGAACATCACACAGACCACAGGGAGAACCTTGAACATCACACAGACCAGAGGAGGAACCTGTAACATCACACAGACCAGAAGGAGAACCAAGTGTGCATGTCCTGCTGTAGCATGACTCCAAGGCGTGGAGAGGGTGGCGAGATGGGCCTAATGGATGAGCCTACCTGCAGTCATCCAGGAAGCGACACTTATCCTCCAGGAAGTAGGGACACGGTTTCATGGACTTCTGAGTGGGATGGACATACAGAACCCTGACttgggcctcctcctcctcatctgggCTCTCTGTGTTCACCACCATGGCGTTGTGGTACTCCAGCACGCCCCAGGAGGTGCGGTAGGGGGCTCGCACCTTGGTGCCACTGAgcgtgtcctcctcctcctcctcatcctcttctccgTTATCATCCTTCCGCTCATtgtccctctcatcccctctctcccgtgTGTCCGAGCTGCTTCCGGAGACCTCTCCGACTTCAGAGTAGAAGGCGGCGAACTCGTTGTCCAGGCCGCCGCCGGTCGCCGACGCGTCGTCCGCAGTCTGTGACAGAAACAAGTTTCCCTCCTCAAGAGACgccaagagccggctctttttgacCGACACCAAGCTGGCCTCTGTCAGCTCGATGAGCTGAGTGAGATCCTCTTTCAGTTGGAGGAGGTCGGACTGCTGCGCGGGGTCCAGGCCGGCGGACAGAGCGCCCTCCACCTGCTGTCGCTGAGCCTCGTAGGCAGAGATGGCCGCCTCCAAGGTTCCTTCGTCCATAATGGATGGCGGCTGCAGTGGTCACTGGTCAACATCTAGCAAGGGTCTGCGAGGGGCGAAGCAGGAAATGCATGACAATCTGTTTCCGATTGGTTAGCTTGAGTTGCAAGTTAAAGAGACAATATTCACTGGTTGTTATGATGAACACACATCTGCGAAATATAACACTTCTTGATGATAAAGTAGAATCAATACGGAATATTTTGAATGTAGATAATGAGCGAGAAGTAGCTTCTAGCTACAACAAGAATAGACGCTATTAGGAAAACAGTCGAACCAACAGTCCTGCTGGCCCGGTAAGACTATTTAGCTAGCTactaaatacattttctttagaGCAGACCCATTTAATTGAAATGAGTGAAAAGTGGGTCATTTGGTTGGGTGACTAGCtagtagtgctagctagctaggttgcTACTTACCTTAATACGGTTATGTATCACCTTTATTGttagtagctagctagtaaaTAATATATACTTACTGTGAGAACGTCTATATGTTCTCCGAAACAATACATTATAAATACTGAAACGGAAAACTAAATAGTGTTAACGAGCCGGCTAgttgcaagctagctaagctAGTTGCCAAGCTAGTTATATGGATGTCCCAGACTGCAAGTCTGGGACTGCAAGTCTGCAGACTGTTTCAGTGAACCGGAAGTTCAATTCAGACTTTCAGACATGCATTTTATTTTATGGCCACTAGATAGAGCTAGACTTCTTCATGTATGATGGGCCTGTATTCCCATGACAAATTTGCCTGAAACACACTC encodes:
- the zgpat gene encoding zinc finger CCCH-type with G patch domain-containing protein, encoding MDEGTLEAAISAYEAQRQQVEGALSAGLDPAQQSDLLQLKEDLTQLIELTEASLVSVKKSRLLASLEEGNLFLSQTADDASATGGGLDNEFAAFYSEVGEVSGSSSDTRERGDERDNERKDDNGEEDEEEEEDTLSGTKVRAPYRTSWGVLEYHNAMVVNTESPDEEEEAQVRVLYVHPTQKSMKPCPYFLEDKCRFLDDCRFSHGEVVRVSELRMFLEADLSNLQEGSPCLARHEDGIWYPARITDIDNGFFTVKFNSLLLKDAVLEADGVIPPMRDDDSLSSDSSEDEDLIDGEAAFARVLDHSQEDDKIQSSGSSFGGWEAHTRGIGSKLMLKMGYEYGKGLGKTSEGRVEPVLAVVLPKGKSLDQCAELTGRRTQSKTSNNGEQVANKKRRRKRKGRAGPSGGRRNVFDFLNRKLGDGGADGGGGGGGGPAPAPSQRGSGVEAYRGGKNAKRSLNVKVFQAAERVTQTEREIQRLTESLRRRSGRDVTMVTHLEERLSAARSLLTQQKAQEISIQRENRKADTHKKMTEF